The region CCGGTCGCAAGCTGACGCTCCTTCGGCGAGCATGCCGATCATGGCGTCGGCGTTGCGCAGGTGGCGCAGGTAGATGGTCAGGTCGTCGCAGCCGGCGGGCGGCGGGGTGGTGAAGGTGCGCTTCGCATCCCCCGGGTTCACTTTTTCCAGGTGCAGCGGGCCGTGGTTTTCCATGGTGATGGCGAAGATAAACGTCGGTTCCTCGGCCTTTTGCAGGGCGTCAAGGACGGTTTCGGCCAGGGACGTGTCGCTGACGTACGGGCCGAAGCGCCGGGCGCCGGCAAATTTCTCGATCCCCCAGAAATCGTCGAATCCCATGCGCGGCATGACCTTGTCGCGCAGGTAGAAGCCCCGATGGTACGGATGGATGCACAGGGTGCGGTAGCCGTGCGAGCGCAGGACTTCGGCCAGGGTCATGACCTCCCAGCCTCGCGCCAGGGCCCGGTACGGGTTGAAGCGGTGCGCTCCGAGCAGGGCATTGTCCACGCCGGTCAAAAAGGAGAACTCCGTGCGGATGGTGTTGGCTCCCCAGGCCGGGACGCGCAAAGTGCCCCAGGCCCGTGCCCCGGCCTTGACCCTGTCGTACTCGGCCAGCAGCTCGGGACGTATGCCTGGATAAAGCCGACGGGGGTCGAAAAAGGATTCGCTCTGCACTGCCACCATGTGGGGCAGAGGCTCATGTGTTTCACGAGCCGAAGAGGCGATGCGTACATCCAATCCCTCGAAGGCTGAGGTCACGGCCGGGAGCGTGCGGCTGGACACCCCGTAACGCCAGAGGCTGGCCACGAAACCACAGGCGCGCAGGTCTTGCCGGGGGGTGAAGCTCATGGACAGGGGGCGTCGTTCGGCCGCCCGTACGCAGGCCAGGCCCACAGCCGCCACGGCGCCGCCGCCAAAGGCGGAGGCGCTCCAGTCGAAGCGCAGGAGGGATCCGGCCTGGGTGACGGCGAAATAGAGCAGCGCGAGGCCGCCCGCCACCGAAATCAGGAAGTTCCCCCAGCCGAAAAAGGGGATGTAGAGGCGCGGGTAGCGGACCATGTCCGTGAAATATTCGTAGTCCTGAAAGACGAAGGGTTCGCCCAGGGATGCGGCCTTGGCGTTGCCGACCAGCACGAGGATGAGGAAAAGCACCGCCAGACAGCCCGTCGCCAGCCAGGGGTTGCCCAGCAGCACGGTCAGGATTCCGGTCATGACGGACAGCACCCCCGCGTGCAGGGCCCAGGCCCTGGCCGGGCGCGCGAACGACGGCCGAGGGTTAAGAAGCAGCTCCAGGGCCGCAGCCACGAGAATACTCGCTATGGCGGCCGCCACAGGGGCGAGCAGGGCGTGATCAGCGCGCATAGCCCAGCCAGCGCACGATGCGCGTCGACAGGGCCGCAGGCAGCACCGCCAGCCACCACGTGCCCCAGTTCAGGGGGAAGGGGAAGCTGATGCGCGCCCGGTCCCGCTCCAGGCCCCGGCGGATGCATTTCGCAGCCCGGTCGGGGGGCCAGAGAAAGGGCTTGGGGCCGGGCATGTGGTCGCACATGGCGGACGCGACGTAGCCGGGCATGACCACGCTGACCCGGATGCCCCTGGGCCCGAGCCACCCGCGCAAGGCCTCGCCGTAGGCCTTCAGGGCCGCCTTGCTGGCGCTGTAGGACGGCGTCAGCGGCAGGCCGAAGTACCCGGCCAGGGAGCTGAAGATGGCGATCTGCCCTGCCCCGCGCGCAAGCATGTCCGGCAGCAGGGCGTCGATGACGGCCATGCAGCCCTTCACGTTTACGTCCATGAGTGCCTCGGCCTCGCCCCAGGGCTCAGGCTCCCCCGCAGGGCCGACATTGGTATTCATGCCCGCCGCCAGGATCGCCACGTCCGGGGCCCCCGCCGCGCAGACCGTCCGCACCCAGAGTCGCAAAGCGTCCGTGTCGCGCACGTCGCAGGCGTGGACATGCACCTGCGCGCCGGCAGCCCGGCACGAGGCGGCCAGGCTATCAAGAAGATCAACGTTCCTGCCGTGCAGAAAAAGGGTCGCGCCCTCGGTGGCGTACAACCCGGCAAGAGCCGAGCCGATGGCCCCGGTCGCGCCCGTGATCAGGACGCGCCGCCCGTTTCCGTCATTTCGCTTCGCCACGCAGCCTCCTGTCCCGCCGGCCCCAGTGCAGAACCATGCCGAAACCCAGGCAGGCCGTGACGCTGATGGGCAAGAGGACGACATTCCCGGTCATCACCCCAGTCACCGTCGTCAGCACGGCGTAGGCGAGGGAAAACATCTCCCCCCGATGCAGCCAGGCGTCTATTTTCGGCCGCTCCAGGCAGGCCTCATCCCCGCACTTGGGGGTGCGGTTGAACTCCTCGAACACGCCCCGGGCGGCGCGGATGCCGCCCACGAAATAGTACAGGGCCATGGGCAGGAAAAGGCTGACGTAGGCGTAGACATGGGGAAGAGTGCGCAAGACTCCCCTGCCCCTCGCAAAATCCTCCCACATGGGCGATCCGACGATGTTGGCAAAGCCCCAGACGGCCACGAGGGCGAAGAAGGCCAGGGCCGCCAGCACGAACCCGGCGCCCTCGAACTGCATGAAGAGCGTCAGGGGCAGGCTGAGCAGGAACAGGCCGTAGATGGACGCCAGCAAGAGCGACGAAAACATCATGGACATGGCGTGCAGACGCCGCAGCAGCGGCATTTTTTTGCGGAACATGCTTCCGCCGTGGCGGAAGGCGCTGTGCATCAGGCCGCGCCCCCAGCGCTCGCGCTGGACGCGAAAGGCGCTGACCGTCTCCGGCAGGATGGACATGGACACCACGTCCTTCAGGTACGCGTATTTCCAGTCCCCAAGCTGGGCCTTGTAGCCGATGTCCACGTCCTCGGTGGCCGTGGCCGCCTTCCAGCCGCCCAGGGCTTCCATGCAGGCCCGGCGCCAGACGCAGGAACTGCCGCTCAGAGAGGCCATGTTGCCCTCCTCGCTCAGCCCCACGGTGACGAACTGCTGATGCCCCATCTCCATGGCCTGGAACTGCGTCAGGAAGGACGCGTTCCGGTTCTCGTAGTCGATGCCGGTCTGCAGGAAGCCGAGGCTCGGGTCCTTGAAGCAGGGTATGGTCTTGAGCAGGAAATCCGGGGGCGGCACGAAGTCCGCGTCGAAAATGGCCAGGAATTCGGCGTCGATCTGGGCCGCGCCGTAGCTCAGGTTTCCGGCCTTGGAGCAGCGCCGCGAGCGCCGCTTCAGGTAGCGGATGTTCACGCCCCGGGCCGCGTACTCCTCGACCAGGGATTTGGCCAGATCAGTGGTCATGTCCGTGGAATCGTCGAGCACCGCGATTTCCAGCTTCTCCCGTGGATAGCGCAGACTGCAGGCCGCATGGATGAGGCGGCCGATCACCCCGGACTCGTTGCAGACCGGCAGGAAAACCCCCACCCGCGGCAAGAATTCCTCCTCTTCTTGCGGCCACAGGCGGATCTCCGCCAGCTTGCGGCGCTGGGCCTGGCTGGACACCCGGACCATGCGCAGTTCCAGGAGCACGTAGACCGCGAAGCAGGCGATCACGGCGTAGAAGACCAGTTCCATCAGCGTGGCCAAAAACTGCATCATGGTTCAGACCCCGGCCGTTGCGCAGATGTCCTGCAGCCGATGGCTCCAGGTGTGGGCGGTGCTCACATAACGGGCCCCTTCGGCCGCCCGCTCCAGGTCCGTGCTGTCCGGGCCGTGGCGCAGGCGCGCGAAAGTCTCCCTGGCCTCCTCCGGGGTGGAGACCACCTGGCAGTACGGGGCGAAATGCCTGGTCACGCACGCGCTGGGGTTGGTCATGGCGATGCCGCCGCAGGCCAGGATTTCGAGCAGCCTGCGGGAGCACATGGTCTCGGAGTCCGTGACGGAGTTGACGTTGATGGACAGGGCGTGGCTCTTGTAGAGGCGGCCGGTTTCCCAGTGCGAAACGCGCGGGTGGACCCGGACCGCGCCCGTCTCGGGGAAGCTGAATTCGAACCGCCTGGACAGGCGGTCGTGGTTGCGGTCGAAAACATCGATGCGCGCCCCTGACTCCTGCGCGGCCTCGAAAAGCATGTCCAGGTACAGGCGGCGCGAGTTCAGGATCTTGCGGTAATAGCTGCCCGTGAAGCAGGCCGTGCGGGTCGAGAAATCGAAGCCGTCAAAGGAGTGGAAGGCCGGCTGATACGGGATCATGAGCGTGCCGACGGTGGTGCCGGAGGGCGCGACGGCCCGGTAGCGCGGGACGCAGGTCGCGTCCGTGGTGAAGATATGGTCGAAGTTTTTGGCCACGTCGATGAAGTGGTCGAAGAACGCGCCGTCGTCCTTGTTCCAGAACACGGTGGGGATGCCTAGGGACCGGGCGCAGTCCAGGACGCGGAAGATGGCCGTCGGCCTGGTCAGCCGCATCCAGCGCGACTGCCTGGCCAACTCGTAGCGCCAGCACCCGCACCAGCCGTGAAAGGCCGACTCCACGAGCAGCAGGTCCGGCCGCCAGGAGCGCAGCACGTCAGAAAAGTTCTTGGGCGTGACGTTTCGGACCCGGCATTCGAAGGTCAGGCAGGTTTCGGTCAAATGGTCGGCGATGAGGGCGACCTTGAGCCTCGCGAATTCCCCCTTCCGTTCGGTCACGACCGGGGCCTGGGGATAGTTGTAGAACGTGGCGCTGAATTTGCGGGCGATCAGTCCGAGCATGGCTTTGCCTCGCTTTGCCCGTGCGGCTCAAGCACCCCGCCCACGAATCGATCCCAGGTCCTGTGCCCCAGCACATACTGCCTGGCCTTGGCGCCCAGACCCGCCAGCCGGGCAGGCTCGCGCAGCGCCCCCTCGATCACCCCGGCCAGGTCCGCCGCGTCGCCGGCCCGGAAGAACCAGCCGGCGGGGTCGGACCCAAGCTCGTCGCGGAACACGGGCAAATCCGGCACGATGACGGGCTTGGCCATGGCCAGGGCCTCCACCAATTTGATGGGCGGCACGATCTCGCAGACCTGGAAGGGCTTGCGGGGCAGGCAGACCAGGGAACAGCGGGCGATCATGTCCCGCGCCACGGCCGGCTCCATCCGTCCCAGGAAGCGCACCTGCCGCGTCAGACCCAGACGAGCGGACAAGGCTTCCAGATCCCGCCTGGCTTCCCCTTCGCCCGCGATCCTGACTTGAACCGCCCGGCCTTGCCCCGCAAGCAGCGCGACAGCTTCAAGCAAGGTGTCCAATCCTTCGTAGACGATCAGCGATCCGGCGTACCCTATGGTGTTCGGCTCGGCCATTGCGGGGTCAGCCGCCAGGACATCGCCAGGGTCGATGCAGTTGGGAAGCAGGGACATCCGCTCTGCCGGTACTCCCCAGTTCTCCCGCACGTAGCGCCCGAGCTGCTCTGAAATCACGAACAGCCTGTCCGCGTTGCGGGCAACCAGCGCTTCCAGCTCAAGGCCCTGCCTGAATGCCTGTGACCTTTCGTATTCCGGCATTCGGGAAATGCGCGTCAGTTCCCAAAGGCCCCGCATCTCATAGTGAAACGGTATGCCCAGCTGCCTGGCCGCCAAGAGCGCGGGCAACGCGTTGACATGATTCGATGCCGCATGGATTGCCGCCACACGCTCCCGGATTGCCATCCTGATGATGGGCTTGGCCGCAAGAAAGGCATAGGCCAGCACCGGCACGTTATTGAATGGACGCCGCGCATGGCGGTATTCCACGCCACCCGCAAGCGTCCGGCTTTCGGCGGCATCGCAACACCTGTCATTGCGATCCCACGGATAGCCCGGACGCGTCATGGCGCACACGTTGGTGCCGGCATCACGCAACGCACGGATCACGGCCTGGGTGCGCGTGGTGTAGCCGCTGATGTGATAGGGCAGGCAACTGGCCGGAACATAGAGCATCCGGTCGGCAACCGGCACGAATGCCGGTTCAGACCGTCTTGCTTGGCGCAACCGCCACGAAAGCGTCGCTCCTGTGACCTGGCGGCTCAATGACAAGTAATGCTCGGAAATCACGATATCACCTTTCCCCGGCTGTCCGGGATCCTCAGTTCTGTCAGCGCCATATCCACGGAATGTGTTGTCCTGATCTTTCCACGCGCATGCAAATCCAGAAAATCACCTGTTGTGATGATGTCGCAGTCCTTTGACAATTTGCGGACCAATCGCCGATAGCTCTCGATCCGCCGATCGTCGCGATAGTGCGCATGGCCATTCTCATCCCAGTGCAGCAGACTCCAGGAGTGCATGAGCAGCACCAGGAACGAACTGTCGATGCCCAGCGCAAACGGCCAGACCATCCGCCATGGAGGCACAAAAAACGTGTTCGAATAGGGGCATGAAAACCGTTCCCAGCCAAGCCCGTCATGAAACGGCAACGGCCTCCTCTCGGAGACTGGGACTTCGATGATCCCGTTCGACCAGGCAAAGGGTGCGTTGGTCGGTTCGCCGTAAGGACAGACGCCGTCCAAAAACGCCTTCATGGAATTGTTGAAGGACAGCGCAATGCCTGTGGAACGAAGCGCGCGAAGAGTCGCGGCGTTCCAGCGGAAAGAACCGGCCCGGAATGCCACGAGGGGCTTGTTGGTGATATCCGAGATGAATTTGCCGAAATGACGCAGCGTGAACTCGGCCTTGGGCAGGCCGAACTGGTTCATGAATCTGGGTCGATAGTCGAAGCCGTGCTCCACCCAGAACGCTTCCGGCAAATACTCGGGATGGACATGCAGCTGGACATCCTGTCCGGCTTGATCCAGCCAGCGTACGACCTCGGCGACTTGATCCCCGTAAGCATACGCGCCGCACACGTCGACGAAAAAGACATGCCGGGCCCCGACCTCGTCGCCGATCCGGCACATCTCGCGAATCCCGGCGGAGGCATTTCCATGCCTCCCCCAGATCAACCTCTGCACATGATCTTCAGCCGCGCGCCTGGGCAGGGCCTCCGTATCGACGGTCAGCATCGCGTAACGATTTTTTCCCGGCATGACCTAGCCGACCACCACTACCCGAGACCTCATCTCGTCAAAAACGTTTCTGGTTCGAAACAAACTCAACAATCGGTCCCCCCAGGTTTTCTCTTCTGTGGAGTGATCCCGTGCAGCTCTGGCAGTGACACGATACCGACCGTTGTCCGCTGCGCAGGAAAACCGCCCAAATTCAGCGCTGGCCACCCGGATGGTTTCAATCTCGATGTCATCCCTGTAGAGCACCATGGTAATTTCATCTTCGCCTTGTGGTTCATGCAGCACAGCCTGGGCTGTGAAGCCGCCATTCTCGAGCTTGAGCACGACTTGCCGGAACCGGTTAGCCGTTCGTGCATAAAGGGCCGGAATCGTCTCCGGAAGTCGATCCCATCCGTCCGTCTTGGTCAGACTGTGCAAAAGGTCGTAGACGAACTTCGCAGGCGGAGCGCGATGCCCCTCCCCCCAATTATCGCCACAGACAGAGACGAGACGATCGGAATGAACTTCCACCACCCCCCGGCCCCGACTGAAGCCCTGCTCGTGCAGAAAGGGCAGAAACTCCCGATTGAAATGCCGCGCGTCCAAGGCGTTCTGGAGATACACGATGCGCGAGCCACGCACGTGCTCGGGTCTAATTCTGACGGTCGGCCTGTCGGGTATGTCGGCACTCTCGAACGCAGAAGGAGCGCCCTTGTATCCATAAGCAGTTCTCAGATAGCGCCCGAGAATACCCGGGGAATAAATGAGCAGGTTTATTTGGGGATTGCAGGGCACGGCAATGGCGTTCCTGAGAAACGGCGCGTAATAGAGCGCCGCAAAACCGCCCCCACTCGCCCCGTACAGCACCATGCGCGCAATCGACAGGACGTCCTGGATGTGCCGCAACACCTTGGCCATATCTTCCTGCAAGCGCATCCCCGATGCGCCGGCATACCAGGCGAGCCGGATAT is a window of Desulfomicrobium macestii DNA encoding:
- a CDS encoding LTA synthase family protein, whose amino-acid sequence is MRADHALLAPVAAAIASILVAAALELLLNPRPSFARPARAWALHAGVLSVMTGILTVLLGNPWLATGCLAVLFLILVLVGNAKAASLGEPFVFQDYEYFTDMVRYPRLYIPFFGWGNFLISVAGGLALLYFAVTQAGSLLRFDWSASAFGGGAVAAVGLACVRAAERRPLSMSFTPRQDLRACGFVASLWRYGVSSRTLPAVTSAFEGLDVRIASSARETHEPLPHMVAVQSESFFDPRRLYPGIRPELLAEYDRVKAGARAWGTLRVPAWGANTIRTEFSFLTGVDNALLGAHRFNPYRALARGWEVMTLAEVLRSHGYRTLCIHPYHRGFYLRDKVMPRMGFDDFWGIEKFAGARRFGPYVSDTSLAETVLDALQKAEEPTFIFAITMENHGPLHLEKVNPGDAKRTFTTPPPAGCDDLTIYLRHLRNADAMIGMLAEGASACDRSVELCWYGDHVPIMTRVYAELGTPCGDVEYVLWSSGGNVGTDRRDLAMDQLAGEWLFLSGAHG
- a CDS encoding SDR family NAD(P)-dependent oxidoreductase, which codes for MAKRNDGNGRRVLITGATGAIGSALAGLYATEGATLFLHGRNVDLLDSLAASCRAAGAQVHVHACDVRDTDALRLWVRTVCAAGAPDVAILAAGMNTNVGPAGEPEPWGEAEALMDVNVKGCMAVIDALLPDMLARGAGQIAIFSSLAGYFGLPLTPSYSASKAALKAYGEALRGWLGPRGIRVSVVMPGYVASAMCDHMPGPKPFLWPPDRAAKCIRRGLERDRARISFPFPLNWGTWWLAVLPAALSTRIVRWLGYAR
- a CDS encoding glycosyltransferase; translation: MMQFLATLMELVFYAVIACFAVYVLLELRMVRVSSQAQRRKLAEIRLWPQEEEEFLPRVGVFLPVCNESGVIGRLIHAACSLRYPREKLEIAVLDDSTDMTTDLAKSLVEEYAARGVNIRYLKRRSRRCSKAGNLSYGAAQIDAEFLAIFDADFVPPPDFLLKTIPCFKDPSLGFLQTGIDYENRNASFLTQFQAMEMGHQQFVTVGLSEEGNMASLSGSSCVWRRACMEALGGWKAATATEDVDIGYKAQLGDWKYAYLKDVVSMSILPETVSAFRVQRERWGRGLMHSAFRHGGSMFRKKMPLLRRLHAMSMMFSSLLLASIYGLFLLSLPLTLFMQFEGAGFVLAALAFFALVAVWGFANIVGSPMWEDFARGRGVLRTLPHVYAYVSLFLPMALYYFVGGIRAARGVFEEFNRTPKCGDEACLERPKIDAWLHRGEMFSLAYAVLTTVTGVMTGNVVLLPISVTACLGFGMVLHWGRRDRRLRGEAK
- a CDS encoding CgeB family protein, translated to MLGLIARKFSATFYNYPQAPVVTERKGEFARLKVALIADHLTETCLTFECRVRNVTPKNFSDVLRSWRPDLLLVESAFHGWCGCWRYELARQSRWMRLTRPTAIFRVLDCARSLGIPTVFWNKDDGAFFDHFIDVAKNFDHIFTTDATCVPRYRAVAPSGTTVGTLMIPYQPAFHSFDGFDFSTRTACFTGSYYRKILNSRRLYLDMLFEAAQESGARIDVFDRNHDRLSRRFEFSFPETGAVRVHPRVSHWETGRLYKSHALSINVNSVTDSETMCSRRLLEILACGGIAMTNPSACVTRHFAPYCQVVSTPEEARETFARLRHGPDSTDLERAAEGARYVSTAHTWSHRLQDICATAGV
- a CDS encoding glycosyltransferase family 4 protein, whose amino-acid sequence is MISEHYLSLSRQVTGATLSWRLRQARRSEPAFVPVADRMLYVPASCLPYHISGYTTRTQAVIRALRDAGTNVCAMTRPGYPWDRNDRCCDAAESRTLAGGVEYRHARRPFNNVPVLAYAFLAAKPIIRMAIRERVAAIHAASNHVNALPALLAARQLGIPFHYEMRGLWELTRISRMPEYERSQAFRQGLELEALVARNADRLFVISEQLGRYVRENWGVPAERMSLLPNCIDPGDVLAADPAMAEPNTIGYAGSLIVYEGLDTLLEAVALLAGQGRAVQVRIAGEGEARRDLEALSARLGLTRQVRFLGRMEPAVARDMIARCSLVCLPRKPFQVCEIVPPIKLVEALAMAKPVIVPDLPVFRDELGSDPAGWFFRAGDAADLAGVIEGALREPARLAGLGAKARQYVLGHRTWDRFVGGVLEPHGQSEAKPCSD
- a CDS encoding polysaccharide deacetylase family protein; the protein is MPGKNRYAMLTVDTEALPRRAAEDHVQRLIWGRHGNASAGIREMCRIGDEVGARHVFFVDVCGAYAYGDQVAEVVRWLDQAGQDVQLHVHPEYLPEAFWVEHGFDYRPRFMNQFGLPKAEFTLRHFGKFISDITNKPLVAFRAGSFRWNAATLRALRSTGIALSFNNSMKAFLDGVCPYGEPTNAPFAWSNGIIEVPVSERRPLPFHDGLGWERFSCPYSNTFFVPPWRMVWPFALGIDSSFLVLLMHSWSLLHWDENGHAHYRDDRRIESYRRLVRKLSKDCDIITTGDFLDLHARGKIRTTHSVDMALTELRIPDSRGKVIS